CGGTAAATCAGTACCCACCAATATATGTGAAAGACTAGAAGTGAAAACAAGAGAGTGTTGAAAAGATAGTAGTATGAGGTTCTGTAGATTTTTTTGTTCTCCTTGTCCAGGATCATAGCTATTTCATAACTGAAAAAGACACAAGACCATTGAATTGATCAACAAATGCTCTAAAAAAACTAAGTAGAGTAATGCTGCTTCCTAATCAGGTAAAGTAGCACCACATGCCAGAACAACCAAGAATGTTACCTTGTGCTTCTTAGAATCCAGAAAGGAAACACTATTAGCCAAAGAAGGATCCACGGAGCCACAAAAAGTAGAAATGCTACAACAGCTAGCCACTCACAGCTACTGTACTTGGCCATCTTTCCGATCTCTAGGAATATATCACTTGCATCATGGAGGGGTAAAATGACCGAGCCAGGACGAGATAATCTGTTTGGAAGTAGCAACAACTTCAAGTTTGACTATGGTGTATATTGTTATGGTATACAAGGGCGATTACACTCATATGCATACCTGCAAATATAGGACACAACAATCAGAACAACAATTGCCACATGGTGAGACATCATGACTCCACGGCGGCCGTCCTCCGATCTCGCGCGCCGCCAGCCGGCCATCGCCGGTCTCGCAAGCCCCCGAGCATGTGCGTCTTTGCCTCTGTTCTAGACCAAGAGAATAAC
Above is a window of Triticum dicoccoides isolate Atlit2015 ecotype Zavitan chromosome 5B, WEW_v2.0, whole genome shotgun sequence DNA encoding:
- the LOC119305505 gene encoding ASC1-like protein 1, coding for NRKMRLKLKSVYMYATGFYVYSIFDLLFWETRRKDFGDGRRGVMMSHHVAIVVLIVVSYICRLSRPGSVILPLHDASDIFLEIGKMAKYSSCEWLAVVAFLLFVAPWILLWLIVFPFWILRSTSYEIAMILDKENKKIYRTSYYYLFNTLLFSLLVFHIYWWVLIYRMLVKQIQSRGHVGEDVRSDSEGENNHED